Proteins co-encoded in one Azospirillum brasilense genomic window:
- the entS gene encoding enterobactin transporter EntS, translated as MILSNLFVDVSLLRTNPDFRRVLIARTISLMALGLLSVAVPLQVYALTGSSLQVGVAAACDGVGMFLGLLLGGVLADRMDRRRLILVARGVCGLGFLGLASNAALPSPSLPAIYALSFWDGFFGAIGVNALLAAMPHLVGRANLVQARALGMLSMRVATILSPALGGLLIAGLGVGWVYLLTALGTGLTVLTLLGLPRMMPPGEAGENPLRAMAQALAFLFGHKVILSVVALGCLTTVATSIRILFPALVEEVFGGGAFETGLMYSAVPVGATLGAALSGWAARLERPGLVMGGACMSAFACIAVIGAAGSLPNGFYVALPVLVLFGYATSIASLLEYSMVQGHTPDHLLGRVNSLWTAQDVFGDSAGTIGMGLLAALMSPAAGILALGLGALALAAAVTATATTMRGAPMSDPALEGTG; from the coding sequence ATGATCCTGTCGAACCTTTTTGTCGATGTCAGCCTTCTGAGGACCAACCCCGATTTCCGCCGCGTGCTGATCGCCCGGACGATCTCGCTGATGGCGCTCGGCCTGCTGTCGGTGGCGGTGCCGCTCCAGGTCTACGCCCTCACCGGGTCGAGCCTTCAGGTCGGGGTCGCCGCCGCCTGCGACGGTGTCGGCATGTTCCTGGGGCTTCTGCTGGGCGGCGTGCTGGCCGACCGGATGGACCGCCGCCGGTTGATCCTGGTCGCCCGCGGCGTCTGCGGCCTGGGCTTCCTCGGGCTGGCGTCCAACGCGGCGCTGCCCTCCCCGTCGCTTCCGGCGATCTACGCCCTGTCCTTCTGGGACGGCTTCTTCGGTGCCATCGGCGTCAACGCCCTGCTGGCGGCGATGCCCCATCTCGTCGGACGCGCCAATCTGGTGCAGGCCCGCGCGCTGGGCATGCTGTCGATGCGCGTCGCCACCATCCTGTCGCCGGCGCTGGGCGGCCTGCTGATCGCCGGGCTGGGGGTCGGCTGGGTCTATCTGCTGACGGCGCTGGGCACCGGGCTGACCGTCCTGACGCTGCTCGGCCTGCCCCGGATGATGCCGCCGGGCGAGGCCGGGGAGAATCCGCTGCGCGCCATGGCGCAGGCCTTAGCCTTCCTCTTCGGTCACAAGGTGATTTTGAGCGTGGTGGCGCTGGGGTGCCTGACCACGGTCGCCACATCCATCCGCATCCTCTTCCCGGCTTTGGTCGAGGAGGTGTTCGGCGGCGGCGCCTTCGAGACCGGGCTGATGTACAGCGCCGTTCCAGTCGGGGCGACGCTGGGCGCCGCGCTCAGCGGCTGGGCCGCGCGGCTGGAGCGTCCGGGACTGGTGATGGGCGGCGCCTGCATGAGCGCCTTCGCCTGCATCGCCGTGATCGGGGCGGCCGGAAGCCTTCCCAATGGTTTCTATGTGGCGCTGCCCGTGCTGGTGCTGTTCGGCTACGCCACCTCCATCGCCTCGCTCCTGGAATACAGCATGGTCCAGGGCCACACGCCCGACCACCTGCTGGGTCGCGTCAACAGCCTGTGGACCGCGCAGGACGTGTTCGGCGACAGCGCCGGCACCATCGGCATGGGCCTGCTGGCGGCGCTGATGAGCCCCGCCGCGGGAATCCTGGCGCTGGGCCTGGGCGCATTGGCGCTCGCCGCCGCCGTGACCGCCACCGCCACCACGATGCGCGGAGCGCCGATGAGCGACCCCGCCCTGGAGGGAACCGGATGA
- a CDS encoding efflux RND transporter periplasmic adaptor subunit → MMTRSMPILLTAALLAAALPAAAQTRVKVTAVVAAPVRQTLQLPGTLVSPQSSSLSAQVEGRVDALLVEAGDRVEAGHPLLRLDDTIARLDLERLEHSLAEAEHLQRDALRLAREAEALAGVQSVSQSRYRTQLAQAAIEEAKVRQLRAAVAIQREQVARHGLTAPFAGVVTERRTERGQWVGAGVSVLQLTATDPLRVVVDVPERQHGRIEAGTPVTVLIADAAADAGIAAAVERVVPAADPVSRSFRIHIALPNPEGRLMPGMSARVGVALGPVPGMAEIALQVPADAVQRHPDGSARVWVVQRGGDGAVARPVAVRTGRHSGDHVEVLSPELRPDDLVVVQGNEGLRPDQPVVPDMVG, encoded by the coding sequence ATGATGACCCGCAGCATGCCGATCCTGCTGACCGCCGCGCTGCTCGCCGCGGCGCTTCCGGCCGCCGCACAGACACGGGTGAAGGTGACGGCGGTGGTCGCCGCCCCCGTCCGCCAGACGCTGCAGCTCCCCGGCACGCTGGTGTCGCCGCAGAGCAGCTCCCTCTCCGCCCAGGTCGAGGGCCGGGTGGACGCCCTGCTGGTCGAGGCCGGCGACCGGGTGGAGGCCGGGCACCCCCTGTTGCGGCTGGACGACACCATCGCCCGGCTGGACCTGGAGCGGCTGGAGCATTCCCTGGCCGAGGCCGAACACCTGCAACGCGACGCCCTGCGGCTGGCCCGTGAGGCGGAGGCGCTGGCCGGCGTGCAGAGCGTCTCGCAGTCCCGCTACCGCACGCAGCTCGCCCAGGCCGCCATCGAGGAGGCCAAGGTCCGCCAGCTCCGCGCCGCCGTCGCCATCCAGCGCGAGCAGGTGGCCCGTCACGGGCTGACCGCGCCCTTCGCCGGTGTGGTGACCGAACGGCGCACCGAACGCGGGCAATGGGTGGGGGCGGGCGTCTCTGTGCTTCAACTCACCGCCACCGACCCGCTGCGCGTCGTCGTCGACGTGCCGGAGCGCCAGCACGGGCGCATCGAGGCCGGCACGCCGGTCACCGTTCTGATCGCCGATGCGGCGGCGGATGCCGGCATCGCCGCGGCGGTCGAGCGGGTGGTGCCCGCCGCCGATCCGGTCAGCCGCAGCTTCCGCATCCACATCGCGCTTCCCAACCCCGAGGGGCGGCTGATGCCCGGCATGTCGGCGCGCGTCGGCGTCGCGCTCGGCCCGGTGCCGGGAATGGCGGAGATCGCGCTCCAGGTCCCGGCGGACGCGGTGCAGCGCCATCCCGACGGCAGCGCCCGCGTCTGGGTGGTGCAGCGCGGCGGCGACGGGGCGGTGGCCCGCCCGGTGGCGGTGCGCACCGGCCGCCATTCCGGCGACCACGTGGAGGTCCTCAGCCCCGAGCTTCGTCCCGACGATCTGGTGGTCGTCCAGGGCAACGAGGGCCTGCGCCCCGACCAGCCGGTCGTCCCGGACATGGTGGGGTGA
- a CDS encoding efflux RND transporter permease subunit: MTRLILRNPLAALVSVLILCLLGAVSVFRIPVQMIPDISPRRIMVETNWPGATPQDVEQEILIEQEKYLRAIPGLVRLSSGAEFGGGQVELEFPSGTSIDEALIHIDNALSQVTDYPETVDRPRIVAESATAEPFLFFGVERLDGATDPDSIQRETNWIENVLRPRLERVAGVAKAEVIGGAAQEIHILLDPLKLSARNLNVGTVRDAVRARNRDVSGGDRDFGKRRYFLRTIGRFTDLEDLADLIIARENGTAIRLRDVGSVTMATQEARSVAFADGRPTLLVTIGKRAGANVIAVKEAVTGAVEELNRHALKERGLSMRLLSEDVRYMERSIDNVLSNLIAGSVLAAVVLLLFLRSVPATAAAAASMPVCTLATLLVLAAAGRSINVISLSGVAFAIGMTLDNSVVALDAVARHLRMGKSKAAATEDGIAEVWPAILSSTLTTVLVFLPVLFITAEAGQLYSDIAIAITGAVVMSMVAALVLVPVVAGRWSVASAAPSHGPAREGALGVAVRWMLRSARRELAILAASAAAMVAVMLTMVPPAEYLPEGEEATVFSFMSAPPGYSMESMQEVWRQIDPLLSRQVGAASTDAETGIPPLRVNLSFIRPGFIRFVTEPLDPADTDALIANVTKRMRAIPGMRGFAARGSIFSGNSGGARAIRLELSGGDLTTLYATALTVLDRAGDLFPDGQVNSDPSPPTLAMSQPFLELHPNWERAGEMGIGLAELGYTLRAYSDGAFADEYLLNDETLDIYLRVAGGLGRDRQGFADLVLHTGRGAPVPLSSLADLRETVGASSIARIDGFRTVTLTIIPPRSVALESGIAAVRSDLVDRLRAEGVIPDGMSTRITGAGGSLDELRSALAGGFLLALAITYLVLVAVFSHWGYPLIIMAVVPTGIGGGLVGLWLYNLAAGLPGGFGPPQPFDVLTMMGFLVLVGTVVNNPILIVEQAAVNRRTHGMSGAEAIADALQSRLRPILITTVTTVAGLIPMVAVSSAGTELYRGLGLVVLCGLLISSLVTVTVLPVVLSLVFRLSDRLGATTHDRKVAEAGD, encoded by the coding sequence ATGACCCGCCTGATCCTGCGCAACCCGCTGGCCGCCCTGGTGTCGGTCCTGATCCTGTGCCTGCTGGGCGCGGTGTCGGTCTTCCGCATTCCGGTGCAGATGATCCCCGACATCAGCCCGCGCCGGATCATGGTGGAAACCAACTGGCCCGGCGCCACCCCGCAGGACGTCGAACAGGAAATCCTGATCGAGCAGGAAAAGTACCTGCGCGCCATCCCCGGTCTCGTCCGCCTGTCCTCCGGCGCCGAGTTCGGCGGCGGTCAGGTGGAGTTGGAGTTCCCCTCCGGCACCTCCATCGACGAGGCGTTGATCCACATCGACAACGCGCTGTCCCAGGTCACCGATTACCCGGAGACGGTGGACCGCCCGCGCATCGTCGCCGAATCCGCGACGGCGGAGCCCTTCCTGTTCTTCGGCGTCGAGCGGCTTGATGGTGCCACCGACCCGGACTCCATCCAGCGCGAGACCAACTGGATCGAGAACGTCCTGCGCCCGCGGCTGGAGCGCGTCGCCGGCGTGGCCAAGGCCGAGGTGATCGGCGGGGCCGCGCAGGAGATCCACATCCTGCTCGACCCGCTGAAGCTGTCCGCCCGCAACCTGAATGTGGGAACGGTGCGCGACGCCGTGCGGGCGCGCAACCGCGACGTCTCCGGCGGCGACCGCGACTTCGGCAAGCGCCGCTACTTCCTGCGCACCATCGGGCGCTTCACCGACCTGGAGGATCTGGCCGATCTGATCATAGCGCGCGAGAACGGCACGGCCATCCGCCTGCGCGACGTCGGATCGGTGACCATGGCGACCCAGGAGGCGCGCAGCGTCGCCTTCGCCGACGGGCGTCCCACCCTGCTCGTCACCATCGGCAAGCGGGCCGGCGCCAACGTCATCGCCGTCAAGGAGGCGGTGACCGGCGCGGTGGAGGAGCTGAACCGCCACGCCCTGAAGGAGCGCGGTCTGTCCATGCGGCTGCTGTCGGAAGACGTGCGCTACATGGAACGGTCCATCGACAATGTGCTGAGCAACCTGATCGCCGGCAGCGTTCTGGCCGCGGTGGTGCTTCTGCTGTTCCTGCGCTCCGTCCCGGCGACGGCGGCGGCGGCGGCCAGCATGCCGGTCTGCACGCTGGCGACCCTGCTGGTCCTGGCGGCGGCCGGGCGCAGCATCAATGTGATCTCGCTGTCCGGCGTCGCCTTCGCCATCGGCATGACGCTGGACAACAGCGTGGTCGCGCTGGACGCCGTCGCCCGTCACCTGCGCATGGGCAAGTCGAAGGCCGCCGCGACCGAGGACGGCATCGCCGAGGTGTGGCCGGCGATCCTGTCCTCCACCCTGACCACCGTCCTGGTCTTCCTGCCGGTGCTGTTCATCACGGCGGAGGCCGGGCAGCTCTATTCCGACATCGCCATCGCCATCACCGGCGCCGTCGTCATGTCGATGGTCGCCGCCCTGGTCCTGGTCCCCGTCGTCGCCGGGCGCTGGTCGGTGGCGTCCGCCGCCCCCTCGCACGGGCCGGCCAGGGAGGGCGCTCTCGGCGTCGCGGTGCGCTGGATGCTGCGCAGCGCCCGGCGGGAGCTGGCGATCCTCGCCGCCTCCGCCGCGGCCATGGTCGCCGTCATGCTCACCATGGTGCCGCCCGCCGAGTATCTGCCGGAGGGCGAAGAGGCCACCGTCTTCAGCTTCATGTCCGCCCCGCCCGGCTACAGCATGGAGTCGATGCAGGAGGTCTGGCGGCAGATCGACCCGCTGCTGAGCCGTCAGGTGGGCGCGGCAAGCACCGACGCCGAGACCGGCATTCCGCCGCTGCGCGTCAATCTGAGCTTCATCCGGCCCGGCTTCATCCGCTTCGTGACGGAGCCGTTGGACCCCGCCGACACCGACGCGCTGATCGCCAACGTCACCAAGCGGATGCGGGCGATTCCCGGCATGCGCGGCTTCGCCGCGCGCGGGTCGATTTTCTCCGGCAACAGTGGCGGCGCCCGCGCCATCCGGCTGGAGCTGAGCGGCGGCGACCTGACCACGCTCTACGCCACGGCGCTGACGGTGCTCGACCGCGCGGGCGACCTGTTCCCCGACGGACAGGTCAACAGCGATCCCTCCCCGCCCACGCTGGCCATGTCGCAGCCCTTCCTGGAGCTGCACCCGAACTGGGAGCGCGCGGGCGAGATGGGCATCGGGCTGGCCGAGCTGGGCTACACGCTGCGCGCCTATTCGGACGGCGCCTTCGCCGACGAGTATCTGCTGAACGACGAGACGCTGGACATCTATCTGCGGGTGGCCGGGGGCCTGGGTCGCGACCGCCAGGGCTTCGCCGATCTGGTCCTCCACACCGGCCGCGGCGCGCCGGTGCCGCTGTCCAGCCTCGCCGACCTGCGGGAAACCGTGGGAGCCTCCAGCATCGCGCGGATCGACGGCTTCCGGACGGTCACCCTGACCATCATCCCGCCGCGCTCGGTGGCGCTGGAATCCGGCATCGCCGCGGTGCGGAGCGATCTGGTGGACCGGCTGCGCGCCGAGGGCGTGATTCCCGACGGGATGAGCACCCGCATCACCGGTGCCGGCGGGTCCCTGGACGAGCTGCGCTCCGCCCTGGCCGGCGGGTTCCTGCTGGCGCTCGCCATCACCTATCTGGTTCTGGTCGCCGTCTTCTCGCACTGGGGCTATCCGCTGATCATCATGGCGGTGGTGCCCACGGGGATCGGCGGCGGGCTGGTCGGGCTGTGGCTCTACAACCTCGCCGCCGGCCTGCCGGGAGGCTTCGGCCCACCGCAGCCCTTCGACGTGCTGACGATGATGGGCTTCCTGGTGCTGGTCGGGACGGTGGTGAACAACCCCATCCTGATCGTCGAACAGGCCGCCGTGAACCGCCGGACGCACGGCATGTCCGGGGCGGAGGCCATCGCCGACGCCCTGCAAAGCCGGCTGCGCCCCATCCTGATCACCACGGTGACCACCGTCGCCGGCCTGATCCCGATGGTCGCGGTGTCCAGCGCCGGGACGGAGCTGTACCGCGGGCTGGGGCTGGTCGTGCTGTGCGGCCTGCTGATCTCCAGCCTGGTGACGGTGACGGTCCTGCCCGTGGTGCTGTCGCTGGTCTTCCGCCTGTCCGACCGGCTCGGCGCCACGACGCACGACCGGAAGGTGGCGGAAGCGGGCGACTGA
- a CDS encoding isochorismate synthase, with product MDVLPLPAGERPLGGRSDPDFAFASRGRVLKAYGVDERLDVALDDRSFADGRWEEALDRAFRRRKARGVENPILVGAVPFDGRQHARLFIPEHCDYEDAGRMAADPDPIALNAIEETVGRNAFEAAVAQAIGLFRDTPLKKVVLSRPLDVEAREAFAPGRLLRALLRQNPGAHVFAAPVAYGQTLVGASPELLIRKTGRTVVSNPLAGSAPRSPSAEVERQRTAALLASTKDRTEHRYVVDAVRAALAGHCNPLSVPDTPSVIRTPTMLHLSTELTGELADPTVSSLRLAHALHPTPAICGTPTGLARDAIDRLEGYARNWYGGMVGWMDSRGNGEWALSIRCGLVQGRHLRLYAGAGVVADSDPTAEWEETAAKLTTMLNLFGVASAQPSNTDLPVELAS from the coding sequence ATGGACGTTCTACCCCTGCCCGCCGGTGAGCGGCCGCTCGGCGGTCGTTCCGACCCGGATTTCGCCTTCGCCTCGCGCGGCCGCGTCCTGAAAGCCTATGGCGTGGATGAGCGGCTGGACGTCGCCCTCGACGACCGCAGCTTCGCCGATGGCCGGTGGGAGGAGGCGCTGGACCGCGCCTTCCGCCGCCGCAAGGCCCGGGGCGTCGAGAATCCGATCCTGGTCGGCGCCGTCCCCTTCGACGGGCGGCAGCACGCCCGCCTGTTCATCCCCGAGCATTGCGATTACGAGGACGCCGGCCGCATGGCCGCCGACCCCGACCCCATCGCCTTGAACGCTATTGAGGAAACGGTGGGACGCAACGCCTTCGAGGCGGCGGTGGCCCAGGCCATCGGCCTGTTCCGCGACACCCCTTTGAAAAAGGTCGTTCTGTCGCGCCCACTCGACGTGGAAGCGCGCGAGGCCTTCGCGCCGGGCCGCCTGCTGCGCGCCCTGCTGCGTCAGAATCCCGGCGCCCACGTCTTCGCGGCCCCGGTCGCCTACGGACAGACCCTGGTGGGCGCGAGTCCTGAACTGCTGATCCGCAAGACCGGGCGGACCGTGGTCAGCAATCCGCTGGCCGGGTCCGCCCCGCGCAGCCCGTCCGCCGAGGTGGAGCGCCAGCGCACCGCCGCCCTGCTCGCCTCCACGAAGGACCGGACCGAGCACCGCTACGTCGTCGATGCGGTGCGCGCGGCGCTCGCCGGCCATTGCAACCCTTTGTCCGTTCCGGACACCCCCAGCGTGATCCGCACCCCAACCATGCTGCACCTGTCCACCGAACTGACCGGCGAGCTGGCCGATCCCACGGTGTCGTCGCTGCGGCTCGCCCACGCGCTGCACCCGACGCCGGCGATCTGCGGCACGCCGACCGGCCTCGCCCGCGACGCCATCGACCGGCTGGAGGGCTACGCCCGCAACTGGTACGGCGGCATGGTCGGCTGGATGGACAGCCGGGGCAACGGCGAATGGGCGCTGTCCATCCGCTGCGGGCTGGTCCAGGGCCGGCATCTGCGCCTCTACGCCGGGGCCGGCGTCGTCGCGGATTCCGACCCGACGGCGGAGTGGGAGGAGACGGCGGCCAAGCTGACCACCATGCTGAACCTGTTCGGCGTCGCGTCCGCCCAGCCCTCCAACACCGACCTTCCGGTGGAGCTGGCGTCGTGA
- a CDS encoding (2,3-dihydroxybenzoyl)adenylate synthase, producing MTIPFTPWPAAFAERYRAKGYWTGDPLTDVIDRHRGAAAEATAILCGERRFRYTDLQRLSLRLAAAFRARGLRPGDTALVRLPNRAEFYLVFFALLRCGVVPVNALNSHGVYELTAYARQIEPALAVLPAVDQALVTLMTQTVGPERLLLLGAPSDDGIGGFAWADGGALAEDAAGPLPVPDLAADPSGVAFFQLSGGSTGTPKLIPRTHDDYLYSVRRSVEICGLDGSCRFLCALPAPHNFTLSSPGALGVFHAGGTVVMAGDPSPATCFPLIARHRVTWAALVPPMLSVWLEAAGGGEDLSSLEVVQVGGAKLSPAVAERVPERLGCRLQQVFGMAEGLVNYTRLDDDPWTVVNTQGRPMSPDDEIRILDAAGHPVPPGAVGELWTRGPYTFRGYYKADAHNARVFDAEGFYCSGDLVSLAPGGNLVVCGRNKDQINRGGEKIDAQEVEDLLAAHPAVGHAAVVAMPDALMGERSCAFVIAPPGTKPSELRRFLRGQGLADFKLPDRFVFVPDLPKTAVGKVDKQTLRERARQDNALMETTAS from the coding sequence GTGACCATTCCCTTCACGCCTTGGCCCGCCGCGTTCGCGGAGCGCTACCGCGCCAAGGGCTACTGGACCGGCGACCCGCTGACCGATGTGATCGACCGCCACCGGGGCGCTGCGGCGGAGGCCACCGCGATCCTCTGCGGGGAACGCCGGTTCCGCTACACCGACCTGCAACGCCTGTCGCTCCGTCTGGCCGCGGCCTTCCGCGCCCGCGGCCTGCGGCCCGGCGACACCGCGCTGGTGCGGCTGCCCAACCGCGCGGAATTCTATCTGGTCTTCTTCGCCCTGCTGCGCTGCGGGGTGGTGCCGGTCAACGCGCTGAACAGCCACGGCGTCTACGAGCTGACCGCCTACGCGCGCCAGATCGAACCGGCGCTGGCCGTGCTGCCAGCGGTGGACCAGGCCTTGGTCACCCTGATGACGCAGACCGTCGGGCCGGAACGGCTGCTCCTGCTCGGCGCGCCGTCCGATGACGGGATCGGCGGCTTCGCCTGGGCCGACGGTGGTGCCCTGGCGGAAGACGCCGCTGGGCCGCTGCCCGTCCCCGACTTGGCCGCCGACCCGTCCGGCGTGGCCTTCTTCCAACTGTCCGGCGGCAGCACCGGCACGCCGAAGCTGATCCCGCGCACCCACGACGACTATCTCTACAGCGTCCGCCGCAGCGTCGAGATCTGCGGGCTGGACGGGTCCTGCCGCTTCCTCTGCGCCCTGCCGGCGCCGCACAACTTCACGCTCAGCTCGCCCGGCGCGCTCGGCGTGTTCCACGCCGGCGGCACGGTGGTGATGGCCGGCGACCCCAGCCCCGCCACCTGCTTCCCGCTGATCGCCCGCCACCGCGTCACCTGGGCGGCGCTGGTCCCGCCGATGCTGTCGGTCTGGCTGGAGGCCGCCGGCGGCGGCGAGGACCTGTCGAGCCTGGAGGTCGTCCAGGTGGGCGGCGCCAAGCTCAGCCCCGCCGTCGCCGAGCGGGTGCCGGAGCGGCTGGGCTGCCGTCTCCAGCAGGTCTTCGGCATGGCGGAAGGGCTGGTGAACTACACGCGGCTCGACGACGATCCCTGGACGGTGGTCAACACCCAGGGCCGTCCGATGAGCCCCGACGACGAGATCCGCATCCTCGACGCCGCCGGCCACCCGGTCCCGCCCGGCGCGGTGGGGGAGCTGTGGACCCGCGGCCCCTACACCTTTCGCGGCTATTACAAGGCCGACGCGCACAACGCCCGCGTCTTCGACGCCGAGGGCTTCTACTGCAGCGGCGATCTGGTCAGCCTGGCCCCGGGCGGCAACCTCGTCGTCTGCGGGCGCAACAAGGACCAGATCAACCGCGGCGGCGAGAAGATCGACGCGCAGGAGGTCGAGGACCTGCTGGCCGCCCACCCCGCGGTGGGCCACGCCGCCGTCGTCGCCATGCCCGACGCGCTGATGGGCGAGCGGTCCTGCGCCTTCGTGATCGCCCCGCCCGGCACGAAGCCGTCGGAGCTGCGCCGCTTCCTGCGCGGCCAGGGGCTGGCCGACTTCAAGCTGCCCGACCGCTTCGTCTTCGTCCCGGACCTGCCCAAGACCGCCGTCGGCAAGGTCGACAAGCAGACCCTGCGCGAGCGGGCGCGCCAAGACAACGCTCTCATGGAAACGACCGCATCATGA
- a CDS encoding isochorismatase family protein: MTIRSIAPYALPTAADLPQDKVSWSVDPARAVLLIHDMQDYFVGFYGAANPAIVSCIDRIVRLKRHLKALGVPVVYTAQPPEQSDADRGLLNDMWGPGLTAKPDLAGIVAPLAPDADDRVLTKWRYSAFFRAPLAEMMAEAGRDQLLICGIYAHIGVMQTALDAFMRGIKPFLVADAIADFSREDHMMALRYVARNAGRTIHSDSVLAAPAAVLSKEGLRRILLASLDEVPGDDDNLMDFGLDSIAVMQVVDRWKAAGVEVGFAELAAQPSINGWWALIEPRLAASGRVAA; the protein is encoded by the coding sequence ATGACCATCCGATCCATCGCCCCCTACGCCCTGCCCACCGCGGCGGACCTGCCGCAGGACAAAGTGTCCTGGAGCGTCGACCCCGCCCGCGCGGTCCTGCTGATCCACGACATGCAGGACTATTTCGTCGGCTTCTACGGCGCGGCGAACCCGGCCATCGTCAGCTGCATCGACCGGATCGTCCGGCTGAAGCGCCATCTGAAGGCGCTGGGCGTGCCGGTCGTCTACACGGCCCAGCCGCCGGAGCAGTCCGACGCCGACCGCGGCCTGCTGAACGACATGTGGGGGCCGGGCCTGACGGCCAAGCCGGACCTCGCCGGCATCGTCGCCCCGCTGGCCCCGGACGCCGACGACCGGGTGCTGACCAAATGGCGCTACAGCGCCTTCTTCCGCGCCCCGCTGGCCGAGATGATGGCGGAGGCGGGGCGCGACCAGCTCCTGATCTGCGGGATCTACGCGCACATCGGCGTGATGCAGACCGCGCTGGACGCCTTCATGCGCGGCATCAAGCCCTTCCTGGTCGCCGACGCCATCGCCGACTTCTCGCGCGAGGACCATATGATGGCGCTGCGCTACGTCGCGCGCAACGCCGGGCGGACGATCCATTCGGACAGCGTTCTGGCCGCTCCCGCGGCGGTGCTGAGCAAGGAGGGGCTGCGGCGCATCCTGCTCGCCTCGCTGGATGAGGTACCTGGGGACGATGACAACCTGATGGATTTTGGCCTGGATTCCATCGCGGTGATGCAGGTGGTGGACCGCTGGAAGGCCGCGGGGGTCGAGGTCGGCTTCGCGGAACTGGCCGCGCAGCCGAGCATCAACGGCTGGTGGGCGCTGATCGAGCCCCGTCTGGCCGCTTCCGGGCGCGTGGCGGCATGA
- the dhbA gene encoding 2,3-dihydro-2,3-dihydroxybenzoate dehydrogenase: MTDVAGRTVWVTGAGQGIGRAVADLFHARGAIVVAFDRHWHDGGERPYRAVTLDIADAGTVAKTCEALFAEGTRIDVLANVAGILRMGPVEAMTDADWSDTFAVNVAGPFHMMRAVIPAFKSGGSGGAIVSVSSNAAHVPRIGMAAYGASKAALTSLTMTVGLELAPYGVRCNVVSPGSTDTPMQRALWSGPDGAAQTIRGNPDQHKLGIPLGKLATPRDVAETVVFLASPAAGHITLADLLVDGGATLGR, from the coding sequence ATGACGGACGTCGCGGGCCGGACCGTCTGGGTGACCGGCGCCGGGCAAGGGATCGGGCGGGCCGTGGCCGATCTGTTCCATGCCCGCGGCGCCATCGTCGTCGCCTTCGACCGCCATTGGCACGACGGCGGGGAGCGGCCCTACCGCGCCGTGACGCTGGACATCGCCGACGCCGGCACGGTCGCCAAAACCTGCGAGGCGTTGTTCGCCGAGGGCACGCGGATCGACGTCCTGGCCAACGTCGCCGGCATCCTGCGCATGGGACCGGTGGAGGCGATGACCGACGCCGACTGGAGCGACACCTTCGCCGTCAACGTGGCCGGTCCCTTCCACATGATGCGGGCGGTGATCCCGGCCTTCAAAAGCGGCGGGAGCGGCGGCGCCATCGTCAGCGTGTCGTCCAACGCCGCCCATGTGCCGCGGATCGGCATGGCCGCCTACGGCGCGTCGAAGGCCGCGCTGACCAGCCTGACCATGACGGTGGGGCTGGAGCTGGCGCCCTACGGCGTGCGCTGCAACGTCGTCTCCCCCGGCTCGACCGACACGCCGATGCAGCGTGCGCTGTGGAGCGGGCCGGACGGTGCGGCGCAGACCATCCGGGGCAATCCCGACCAGCACAAGCTCGGCATCCCACTCGGCAAACTCGCCACGCCGCGCGACGTGGCGGAGACGGTCGTCTTCCTCGCCTCTCCCGCCGCCGGCCACATCACCCTGGCCGACCTTCTGGTGGACGGCGGGGCGACGCTGGGACGCTAG
- a CDS encoding MbtH family protein: MTNDQYVNPFDDERHDFLALANAAGQFSLWPCFAAVPEGWTAVFGPAGRAACLDHIEAAWTDLTPAAA; encoded by the coding sequence ATGACCAACGACCAGTATGTGAACCCCTTCGACGACGAGCGTCACGACTTCCTGGCGTTGGCGAACGCTGCCGGCCAGTTCAGCCTGTGGCCGTGCTTCGCCGCGGTGCCGGAGGGCTGGACCGCCGTCTTCGGCCCCGCCGGGCGCGCCGCCTGCCTCGACCACATCGAGGCCGCCTGGACCGACCTCACCCCCGCCGCCGCCTGA